A genome region from Dolichospermum compactum NIES-806 includes the following:
- a CDS encoding HAD-IIB family hydrolase, which produces MSNNPGLYILLVSVHGLIRGNNLELGKDADTGGQTKYVVELACTLAKNPQVARVDLVTRLVNDPKVSPDYAQPVEILADKAQIIRIACGPKRYLRKEVLWPHLDTFADELLKHIRKIGKIPHVIHTHYADAGYVGSRVAGWLGIPLVHTGHSLGRIKQQRLLEHGTKQKTIEENFHISTRIEAEEITLGSAALVIASTHQEVDEQYSVYDQYQPERMVVIPPGVTLERFYPAADNWQNPPIQQELEKFLKDIQKPIIMAISRPAIRKNVSSLIKAYGEDPELRKLANLVLILGKRDDILAMESGPRQVFLEILQLIDRYDLYGHVAYPKHHHADDVPDLYRLTAKTKGVFINPALTEPFGLTLIEASACGVPIIATADGGPRDILAACQNGLLIDPLNIQDIQNALRTSLTNPAQWQQWSKNGMINVCQHFSWDSHVEHYLEQVHQLLPQKRIQSLLSPLVKSPADEHPDWNISETNHLPTADRFLVCEIDNTLLGDGEALAKLIERIRDQGNTTGFGIATGRSLKSTLSMLEEWRFPMPDLLITSAGSEIYYGPQIVTDTSWKRHISYHWRRSEIRKVMQDIPGVELQSADAQGKFKVSYFVDEAKSPSVREIIRRLRQHRLHVRGFYSHNMYLDLLPIRASKGDAIRYVALKWGLPVQRFLVAGASGNDESMLAGNTLAVVVGNHSQELEKLRGLPQIYFAEGNYAWGILEALDYYDFFGNLQQFSI; this is translated from the coding sequence GTGTCAAACAACCCAGGGTTGTACATTTTGCTCGTCAGCGTTCATGGTTTAATTCGTGGTAACAATCTAGAGTTAGGGAAAGATGCTGACACTGGTGGACAAACCAAATACGTGGTAGAACTGGCTTGCACATTAGCTAAAAATCCCCAAGTCGCAAGAGTTGATTTAGTAACCCGGTTGGTAAATGATCCCAAAGTTAGCCCTGATTATGCTCAACCAGTCGAAATTCTCGCAGATAAAGCCCAAATTATTCGCATCGCCTGTGGTCCCAAACGCTACCTCCGCAAAGAAGTTCTTTGGCCACATTTAGATACATTTGCAGATGAATTACTCAAACACATTCGTAAAATCGGCAAAATTCCTCATGTTATTCATACACATTATGCTGATGCTGGATACGTAGGTTCTAGGGTTGCGGGTTGGTTAGGCATACCTCTGGTTCATACAGGTCACTCCTTGGGACGCATTAAACAACAAAGATTATTAGAACATGGAACTAAACAAAAAACTATTGAGGAAAATTTTCATATTAGTACAAGAATAGAAGCAGAAGAAATCACTCTGGGAAGTGCAGCTTTAGTCATAGCCAGCACTCATCAAGAAGTTGATGAGCAGTATAGCGTTTACGATCAATATCAACCTGAACGCATGGTAGTCATCCCTCCAGGTGTCACCTTGGAGCGTTTTTATCCAGCCGCAGATAATTGGCAAAATCCGCCTATTCAACAGGAATTAGAGAAGTTTCTTAAGGACATCCAAAAGCCTATAATTATGGCGATTTCTCGCCCAGCTATCCGTAAAAATGTCAGTAGTTTAATTAAAGCTTATGGGGAAGATCCCGAACTGCGAAAATTAGCTAACTTGGTGCTAATTTTAGGTAAAAGAGACGATATTTTGGCGATGGAATCGGGTCCGCGTCAGGTATTTTTGGAGATATTGCAATTAATAGACCGCTATGATCTTTATGGTCATGTTGCTTATCCTAAACATCATCATGCAGATGATGTACCAGATTTATATCGGCTGACAGCGAAAACCAAAGGAGTGTTTATTAACCCAGCTTTGACAGAGCCATTTGGACTGACATTAATTGAAGCGAGCGCCTGTGGTGTACCGATCATTGCTACGGCTGATGGTGGTCCAAGGGATATTTTAGCTGCTTGTCAAAATGGATTATTAATTGATCCTTTAAATATTCAAGATATCCAAAATGCTTTGCGAACATCGCTCACAAATCCAGCACAATGGCAACAATGGTCTAAAAATGGCATGATTAATGTTTGCCAACATTTTTCTTGGGATAGTCACGTAGAGCATTATCTCGAACAAGTTCACCAATTATTGCCCCAAAAACGCATTCAATCTCTGTTAAGTCCGCTTGTTAAATCCCCCGCAGATGAACATCCCGATTGGAATATATCAGAGACTAATCACTTACCAACGGCTGATCGGTTTTTGGTATGTGAAATTGATAATACTCTATTAGGTGATGGGGAAGCTTTAGCAAAATTAATTGAGAGGATTCGTGATCAAGGGAATACAACTGGATTCGGTATTGCTACAGGGCGTAGTCTGAAAAGTACCTTAAGTATGTTGGAAGAATGGCGCTTCCCCATGCCAGATTTGCTGATTACATCGGCAGGAAGTGAAATTTACTATGGTCCGCAAATAGTCACTGATACAAGTTGGAAAAGACATATTTCTTATCATTGGCGACGGTCAGAAATTCGGAAAGTGATGCAGGATATTCCTGGGGTAGAATTGCAATCGGCTGATGCTCAGGGTAAGTTTAAGGTTAGCTATTTTGTGGATGAGGCAAAATCACCTAGTGTCCGCGAAATTATCCGTCGTTTGCGCCAACATCGTCTCCATGTGAGGGGATTTTATAGCCATAATATGTATCTTGATTTATTGCCTATCCGAGCTTCTAAGGGGGATGCTATTCGTTATGTGGCTCTGAAATGGGGGTTGCCGGTGCAACGCTTTTTGGTGGCTGGAGCTTCGGGTAATGATGAATCTATGTTAGCTGGTAATACTTTGGCGGTGGTGGTGGGAAATCACAGTCAGGAATTGGAAAAGCTGCGCGGTTTACCACAGATTTACTTTGCTGAAGGAAATTATGCTTGGGGGATTTTGGAAGCTTTGGATTATTATGACTTTTTTGGGAACTTACAGCAATTCTCGATCTAA
- a CDS encoding 4Fe-4S single cluster domain-containing protein codes for MTQPLLLNIASWLPRSCANGPGTRMVIWVQGCPFRCLGCQNPDYLQFKLNQVVTVEEMWQKFQALPDLAGISISGGEPFAQALALADLARRVQSVGKTVVCWTGYELKQIKLSNIPGSQELLNHIDLLVDSLFIQQQISDQPLRGSSNQKLHFLSGRIVEADLMNIPRQEWILGSETLTYTGFPVEYKQLDQGGV; via the coding sequence ATGACACAACCGCTATTGCTAAATATAGCTAGTTGGCTGCCTCGTTCTTGTGCTAATGGTCCAGGAACTCGGATGGTGATTTGGGTGCAAGGTTGTCCTTTTCGGTGTCTAGGTTGTCAAAATCCTGACTATTTGCAGTTTAAGTTAAATCAGGTGGTGACTGTAGAGGAAATGTGGCAAAAATTCCAAGCATTACCGGATTTAGCCGGTATTTCCATTTCCGGTGGTGAACCTTTTGCTCAAGCTCTGGCTTTGGCAGATTTAGCACGTCGCGTCCAGTCTGTAGGCAAAACGGTTGTTTGCTGGACAGGGTATGAATTAAAACAAATAAAATTGAGTAATATTCCCGGTAGTCAGGAGTTACTTAATCATATAGATTTATTAGTGGATAGCTTGTTTATACAGCAGCAAATTAGCGATCAACCACTAAGAGGTTCAAGTAATCAAAAACTGCATTTTCTGTCTGGGCGAATTGTTGAGGCTGATTTGATGAATATACCGCGTCAGGAGTGGATATTAGGTTCAGAGACATTAACATATACGGGGTTTCCTGTGGAATACAAGCAACTTGATCAGGGTGGGGTATAA
- the lptB gene encoding LPS export ABC transporter ATP-binding protein, whose protein sequence is MKIVLENIHKSYGKRLIVNRVSLSVSQGEVVGLLGPNGAGKTTTFYIATGLEKPNHGKVWLDNLDITNFPMHKRARLGIGYLAQEASVFRQLSVRENILLVFEQTQVPRREWRHRLHTLLQEFRLEKVADSKGIQLSGGERRRTELARALAAGKEGPKFLFLDEPFAGVDPIAVSEIQEIVSQLRDRGMGILITDHNVRETLAITDRGYIMREGQILAFGNSDELYNNPLVRQYYLGDNFAV, encoded by the coding sequence GTGAAAATTGTTTTAGAGAATATTCACAAATCCTACGGTAAACGATTAATTGTGAATCGTGTTAGCCTTTCCGTTAGCCAGGGGGAAGTTGTCGGGTTACTTGGTCCTAATGGTGCGGGGAAAACGACAACATTTTATATTGCCACAGGTTTAGAAAAACCGAATCATGGCAAAGTGTGGTTAGATAATTTAGATATTACTAACTTCCCCATGCACAAAAGAGCTAGATTAGGTATTGGCTATTTAGCTCAAGAAGCAAGTGTATTTCGTCAGTTGTCAGTGCGAGAAAATATTCTCCTAGTATTTGAACAAACTCAAGTTCCCAGGAGAGAATGGAGACACAGACTACATACCTTATTACAAGAATTTCGCTTAGAAAAGGTAGCTGATAGTAAAGGGATTCAACTTTCGGGTGGTGAACGACGACGCACAGAATTAGCCAGAGCTTTAGCAGCAGGTAAAGAAGGCCCCAAATTCCTGTTTTTAGATGAACCTTTTGCGGGAGTTGATCCCATTGCTGTGTCTGAGATTCAAGAGATTGTTAGTCAATTGCGCGATCGCGGTATGGGCATCTTAATCACCGATCATAATGTCCGCGAAACCCTAGCAATTACAGATCGTGGTTATATCATGCGAGAAGGACAAATTCTGGCTTTTGGCAACTCCGACGAACTTTATAACAACCCCTTGGTGCGACAATATTATTTAGGTGATAATTTCGCAGTTTAA
- a CDS encoding SpoIIE family protein phosphatase produces the protein MAGKKLDKLKLMVVDDELDNLDLLYRTFWKDFKVYKANNATEALAILEKEGEMAVIISDQRMPEMNGSELLSLTVERFPDTIRILLTGFTDVEDLVDAINSGRVFKYITKPWNPNQLQTLVNQAGDTYRLVKKRVAELSRALRQESLFNAVTTAIRESSDYDNMLQKLVNTIGETFAAHYCLVKPVEDDLLTEKQFCYQNSQSKICDLLPDLSDLIAEIFQTHHYQIKDDIYENIPCQHLVVPLIYQQHLLAIIAICKLGSDHIWHQEDIQLITGVAEKAALALSQAKLYQSLQEKQLQIHLELEVARQIQNNLLRQTLPEMAGVKVQACCYPAREVGGDFFEVFVHPNGDLWLALGDVSGKGVPAALFMASTISLLRRELCQEVPVEPNVIMQNLNSALRDDLMSSNYFITMVLARYHPTTKELVYANSGHIYPFVWSKQATLNDSPHYLKIRSIPLGILPKWQAESGRLILSYGDTLLLASDGITEATVWETLDSSITNHRSVLNQVGLWELIKKQSQPLNIDNLLAFIQTNNNVQEDDQTILSLEVL, from the coding sequence ATGGCTGGAAAAAAGTTAGATAAGCTCAAGCTCATGGTCGTAGATGACGAGCTAGATAACTTAGACTTACTCTACCGCACATTTTGGAAAGATTTTAAAGTTTATAAAGCTAATAATGCCACTGAAGCCTTAGCTATCTTAGAAAAAGAAGGTGAAATGGCTGTAATTATCTCCGACCAAAGAATGCCCGAAATGAACGGTAGTGAACTATTAAGTCTGACAGTGGAGAGGTTTCCCGATACAATTCGGATTTTGCTCACAGGTTTTACTGATGTAGAAGATTTAGTAGATGCCATTAACTCAGGTCGAGTATTTAAATACATTACAAAACCTTGGAATCCTAACCAACTCCAAACATTAGTTAATCAAGCTGGTGATACCTATCGCTTAGTTAAAAAACGAGTAGCAGAATTATCCCGTGCCTTGCGACAGGAATCTTTATTTAATGCTGTAACAACAGCAATTAGAGAATCTTCAGACTATGACAATATGCTGCAAAAACTCGTTAATACAATTGGAGAAACATTTGCGGCTCATTATTGTTTAGTCAAACCAGTCGAAGATGATTTACTAACCGAAAAGCAATTTTGCTATCAAAATTCTCAATCTAAAATCTGTGATTTACTTCCAGACCTTAGTGATTTAATTGCCGAAATTTTCCAGACTCACCATTATCAAATAAAAGACGATATCTACGAAAATATCCCTTGTCAACATCTAGTTGTCCCACTCATTTATCAACAACATTTACTAGCTATTATTGCTATTTGTAAATTGGGAAGTGATCACATTTGGCATCAAGAAGATATTCAACTTATTACAGGTGTAGCAGAAAAAGCAGCCTTAGCCCTTTCCCAAGCCAAACTTTATCAGAGTTTGCAAGAGAAACAACTACAAATTCACCTAGAGTTGGAAGTAGCTCGTCAAATTCAAAATAACCTATTGCGGCAGACTTTACCAGAAATGGCAGGTGTCAAAGTCCAAGCTTGTTGCTATCCAGCACGAGAGGTAGGCGGTGATTTTTTTGAGGTATTTGTTCATCCTAATGGTGATTTGTGGTTAGCACTTGGTGATGTTTCTGGTAAAGGTGTGCCAGCAGCTTTATTTATGGCTAGTACGATTTCGCTGCTGCGGCGGGAACTCTGTCAAGAAGTACCAGTAGAGCCAAATGTCATCATGCAGAATCTGAATTCTGCCCTGAGAGACGACTTAATGAGCAGCAATTATTTTATCACAATGGTTTTAGCCCGTTATCACCCAACTACCAAAGAACTAGTCTATGCTAATTCTGGACATATTTATCCCTTTGTCTGGTCAAAGCAAGCGACTTTGAATGATTCTCCTCATTATCTGAAAATTCGCAGTATTCCTTTGGGAATACTACCTAAATGGCAGGCTGAATCCGGTCGTTTGATTCTTTCTTATGGAGACACATTACTCCTGGCTAGTGATGGTATCACAGAAGCAACTGTCTGGGAAACCTTAGATAGTTCGATAACAAATCATCGTTCTGTGCTTAATCAAGTAGGTCTATGGGAACTTATAAAAAAACAGTCCCAACCCCTTAATATTGATAATCTATTAGCTTTTATTCAAACCAATAACAATGTTCAAGAAGATGATCAAACTATACTGTCTTTAGAGGTTTTATAG
- the mtnA gene encoding S-methyl-5-thioribose-1-phosphate isomerase → MVYPVIWHNNSVSLIDQTRLPNEYTVVEIHRSEDMAQAITTMIVRGAPAIGVAAAYGMYLGAREIETSERQEFLAKLEIVANLLRSTRPTAVNLFWAIGRMMQTAYETLGTVAEIKQALLETAQKINAEDLQTCQAIGDHGLAALPKTPDRLIILTHCNAGALATAGYGTALGVVRSAWKEGRLARVYADETRPRLQGAKLTTWECVQEGIPVTVITDNMAAHCMKQGLIDAVVVGADRIAANGDAANKIGTYSLAIVAKAHNIPFFVAAPLSTVDFELTDGSQIPIEERHPGEIYQIGETILTPPGVEFYNPAFDVTPADLITAIITENGAFLPGDLLKAKKVL, encoded by the coding sequence ATGGTTTATCCCGTTATTTGGCACAATAATTCAGTCTCACTGATTGATCAAACTCGCTTACCTAATGAATATACAGTGGTGGAGATTCACCGCAGTGAAGATATGGCACAAGCCATTACAACCATGATTGTGAGGGGTGCGCCGGCGATTGGGGTGGCTGCGGCTTATGGAATGTATTTGGGGGCAAGGGAAATTGAAACCAGCGAGCGCCAAGAGTTTTTAGCTAAACTGGAAATAGTAGCTAATTTGTTGCGTTCTACCCGTCCCACTGCGGTAAATTTGTTTTGGGCAATTGGCAGAATGATGCAAACAGCCTATGAAACCTTGGGAACAGTCGCAGAAATTAAACAAGCCCTTTTAGAAACCGCCCAAAAGATCAATGCCGAAGATTTGCAAACTTGTCAAGCGATCGGTGATCATGGTTTAGCCGCATTACCGAAGACTCCAGACCGATTAATTATACTCACTCACTGCAATGCTGGCGCTTTAGCCACCGCTGGTTATGGTACAGCATTAGGTGTAGTCCGTTCTGCGTGGAAAGAAGGACGTTTAGCCAGAGTATATGCAGACGAAACTCGTCCCCGGTTACAAGGTGCAAAACTCACCACTTGGGAATGTGTCCAAGAAGGGATTCCGGTGACAGTAATTACTGATAATATGGCTGCCCACTGCATGAAACAAGGTTTAATTGATGCTGTAGTTGTGGGTGCTGATAGAATAGCTGCTAATGGCGATGCTGCTAATAAAATCGGAACTTATAGTTTAGCTATTGTGGCAAAAGCTCATAATATTCCTTTCTTTGTAGCTGCACCTTTATCTACAGTAGATTTTGAATTAACTGATGGTAGTCAAATTCCCATTGAAGAACGTCACCCAGGGGAAATATATCAAATAGGTGAAACTATCCTCACTCCTCCAGGTGTGGAATTTTATAACCCGGCTTTTGATGTCACACCTGCGGATTTAATTACCGCCATTATTACGGAAAATGGGGCTTTTCTGCCAGGGGATTTATTAAAGGCTAAAAAGGTGCTTTAA
- a CDS encoding ferredoxin thioredoxin reductase catalytic beta subunit — MVTSEVNSKSSDKSLEAMRHFSEQYAKRTGTYFCSEPSVTAVVIEGLAKHKDELGAPLCPCRHYEDKEAEVNAAFWNCPCVPMRERKECHCMLFLTPENEFSGDKQEISLDCIKEVRDSMG; from the coding sequence ATGGTTACATCAGAAGTGAATTCAAAATCCAGCGATAAAAGCCTAGAAGCAATGCGGCATTTTTCCGAACAATACGCCAAACGGACGGGAACATACTTCTGTTCTGAACCTTCCGTTACCGCAGTCGTCATTGAAGGATTAGCCAAGCATAAAGACGAACTCGGTGCGCCTTTGTGTCCTTGTCGTCACTACGAAGATAAAGAAGCCGAAGTTAACGCCGCTTTTTGGAACTGTCCCTGCGTACCCATGCGCGAACGCAAAGAATGTCACTGTATGCTATTCCTCACACCTGAAAATGAATTTTCTGGTGACAAACAAGAAATTTCTCTCGATTGTATTAAAGAAGTTCGGGATAGTATGGGATGA
- a CDS encoding response regulator: MSKIRTVIIEDHGLTRFYICTALQRKDEIEVVGHTNNARHGFIMLEKLQPDVAIVDIGLPDQDGIELTRTIKANHQQLFNTKVLILTSSDNEESVLSAFRAGADSYCMKDIKFDNLLNAIRVTAEGNPWIDPMIARIIVERAKQKPNSVKSHDHKQLVKVGILSDRELEVIELITKGCSNNDIAKKLYIARGTVKTHIGNIMNKLGANNRTQAVVIAMRSGLVT, encoded by the coding sequence ATGAGTAAAATCCGCACTGTCATCATTGAAGATCATGGACTCACTCGATTTTATATTTGCACAGCATTACAACGAAAAGACGAAATTGAAGTAGTTGGACACACTAACAATGCCCGTCATGGGTTCATAATGTTAGAAAAACTACAGCCAGATGTGGCGATTGTGGATATAGGTTTACCAGATCAAGATGGAATTGAATTAACCAGGACAATAAAAGCGAACCATCAACAGTTATTCAATACAAAAGTATTAATTTTAACATCATCTGATAATGAAGAATCTGTACTTTCAGCCTTTAGAGCTGGTGCAGACTCCTACTGTATGAAAGATATCAAGTTTGATAACTTACTAAATGCTATCCGGGTAACTGCTGAGGGAAATCCTTGGATTGATCCAATGATTGCCCGAATTATTGTCGAAAGGGCCAAGCAGAAACCAAATTCTGTCAAATCCCATGATCATAAACAACTTGTTAAAGTCGGTATTCTCTCAGACAGAGAATTAGAAGTGATAGAATTGATTACCAAAGGTTGTAGTAATAATGATATCGCCAAGAAACTTTATATTGCCAGGGGAACGGTAAAAACCCACATTGGCAATATTATGAACAAACTAGGAGCTAATAACCGTACCCAAGCAGTAGTAATTGCTATGCGTTCCGGCTTAGTTACATAA
- a CDS encoding DUF309 domain-containing protein, translating into MSEIMPEEFWQGVEQFNAGQFYACHDILEALWIDSIEPDKTFYQGILQIAVGLYHLGNHNQRGAMILLGEGSNRLRRYLPSYGGINVEELLTESVDLLKTLQQESLETIANSELAQNQVRLLPIISLSKL; encoded by the coding sequence ATGAGCGAAATCATGCCGGAAGAGTTTTGGCAAGGTGTAGAACAGTTCAATGCTGGACAGTTCTACGCTTGTCATGACATTCTTGAAGCACTCTGGATCGATAGTATCGAACCAGATAAAACTTTTTATCAAGGTATTCTCCAAATTGCTGTAGGACTGTATCATCTGGGTAATCATAACCAACGGGGCGCAATGATTCTTTTAGGCGAAGGTAGTAATCGTCTTCGGCGTTATCTACCTAGCTACGGCGGTATTAATGTGGAAGAATTACTAACTGAAAGTGTGGATTTGTTAAAAACACTACAACAAGAAAGCCTAGAAACAATTGCCAATAGCGAACTAGCTCAAAATCAAGTTAGGCTTTTACCGATTATTTCCCTGTCTAAACTATGA
- a CDS encoding LptF/LptG family permease produces MDRYLAMQLISPFLFGVGAFTSVVLAIDSLFELLRKVVESGLPLNIALEIFLLKLPYVMVYSFPMSTLLATLMTYSRLSSESELIALRGCGVSVYRMVLTAVVLSFAVTLITYLFNEQIAPAANYKATITLAEALKSDQPSFKQQNIYYPEYREFKEADGTRKKILSRLFYADQFDGKQMNGLTIIDRSRGGVDQIVVSESAKWNTQKQVWDFYNGTIYLVATDRSYRNILRFEHQQLQLPRTPLTLAESSRDYGEMNISQALEQLEIERLGGNDQKIRKLQVRIQQKIAFPFICVIFGLVGSVMGSIPQRTGRGTSFGISVIVIFSYYLLLSVSGALAQAGILSPLIGAWLPNLFGLATGLFLLLRVARR; encoded by the coding sequence ATGGATCGCTATTTAGCGATGCAATTAATTTCACCATTTTTATTTGGTGTTGGTGCATTTACTTCTGTAGTTTTAGCAATTGATAGTTTATTTGAATTACTGCGAAAGGTTGTAGAATCCGGGCTACCTCTCAATATCGCCCTAGAGATTTTCCTCTTAAAGCTACCTTATGTCATGGTGTACTCTTTCCCCATGTCCACTTTGTTAGCTACTTTAATGACCTATAGTCGCCTTTCTAGTGAAAGTGAATTAATCGCTTTGCGTGGGTGTGGTGTTAGTGTTTATCGCATGGTTTTAACGGCTGTGGTGTTAAGTTTTGCCGTCACGCTCATCACTTATTTATTCAATGAGCAAATTGCCCCCGCCGCCAATTACAAAGCCACTATCACCCTAGCAGAAGCTCTCAAATCAGACCAACCTTCCTTTAAACAACAAAATATTTACTATCCTGAATATCGAGAATTTAAAGAAGCAGATGGTACTCGAAAAAAGATCCTTTCTCGCTTATTTTATGCTGACCAATTTGACGGTAAGCAAATGAACGGGTTAACAATTATAGATCGTTCCCGAGGCGGTGTTGATCAAATTGTTGTTTCCGAATCAGCTAAATGGAACACTCAAAAACAAGTTTGGGATTTTTACAATGGGACTATCTATTTAGTAGCGACAGATCGCTCATATCGGAATATTTTACGCTTTGAACATCAGCAATTACAACTTCCCCGCACGCCTTTAACCTTAGCCGAAAGTAGTCGAGACTACGGCGAAATGAATATTTCTCAAGCTCTAGAACAACTAGAAATAGAACGTTTAGGTGGGAACGATCAAAAAATTCGCAAACTGCAAGTACGAATCCAACAAAAAATCGCCTTTCCCTTTATTTGCGTTATTTTTGGCTTAGTTGGTTCAGTTATGGGTAGCATCCCTCAACGCACTGGACGGGGGACAAGTTTTGGTATTAGCGTGATTGTAATTTTTAGTTACTATTTGCTCCTATCCGTCTCTGGAGCATTAGCACAAGCTGGTATACTTTCGCCCTTAATTGGTGCTTGGTTGCCCAATTTATTTGGATTAGCCACAGGTTTATTTTTGTTATTGCGAGTAGCCCGGCGTTAA
- a CDS encoding TRAFAC clade GTPase domain-containing protein, translating to MKTQSTILKKQQLIGNDIRIIGSRKSGKTTYLASLLRLPEELKKQFPGLKITPTSDDAEELIGEAKNILEKGAVFAGTDIEYGDEPYFSFQIQIPTSKNSPGITLGLNVKDYSGETFEFAAIPHKASEFQEYVEDWLTAKSWMIMLTDWDASNDAKLYAPALNRLLTELSEQANVNETLNQLRVAVVISKCERGELWPCRLDAEEDLFRVRLKETYNVLKDKLPPSRLRFFACSSFGVMGDSSGQHDPRPNRYIPDDGSSAEFIAHLRDVEAWKPFGLISPLYWLSTGRVFHDECL from the coding sequence ATGAAGACTCAAAGTACAATTCTGAAAAAACAACAATTAATTGGCAATGATATTAGAATTATTGGCTCTCGCAAATCCGGCAAAACCACTTATTTGGCTTCATTATTGCGACTCCCAGAGGAGTTAAAAAAACAATTTCCTGGCTTGAAAATTACACCTACTTCTGATGATGCTGAAGAACTGATTGGGGAGGCTAAAAATATTCTAGAAAAAGGGGCAGTTTTTGCGGGTACAGATATTGAATATGGTGATGAACCATATTTTTCTTTTCAAATTCAAATTCCCACCAGTAAAAATTCACCAGGAATAACATTAGGATTAAACGTCAAAGATTACTCTGGAGAAACATTTGAATTTGCAGCTATCCCTCACAAAGCCTCTGAATTTCAAGAATATGTAGAAGATTGGTTAACCGCCAAAAGTTGGATGATTATGCTCACAGATTGGGATGCAAGTAATGACGCAAAACTCTATGCACCGGCTCTGAATAGGCTATTAACAGAATTATCCGAACAGGCTAATGTGAATGAAACTTTAAATCAATTGAGAGTTGCCGTAGTTATCAGTAAGTGTGAACGGGGAGAACTTTGGCCTTGTCGTTTAGATGCCGAAGAAGATTTATTTAGAGTTCGTTTAAAGGAAACTTATAACGTTTTGAAAGACAAATTACCACCTTCCAGATTACGGTTTTTCGCCTGTTCTTCCTTCGGTGTGATGGGGGATAGCTCTGGACAACATGATCCCCGTCCTAATCGTTATATACCCGATGATGGCAGTTCTGCCGAGTTTATTGCCCATTTACGAGATGTGGAAGCTTGGAAACCCTTCGGATTAATTTCCCCACTTTATTGGTTAAGCACAGGGAGGGTATTCCATGACGAATGCCTCTAA
- a CDS encoding ATP-binding protein, giving the protein MKSELHVPSDLSFINIVEQWLLGCLQLQLGESVDWIKQSIRLRLVLVEAYSNAVRHAHKNKPGLTILLRLELKDRDLYIEIWDYGEGFDLSTYFPPNPTEKQEGGYGWLIMNRLMDKVEYQLQVNGANCLKLETTLPELLP; this is encoded by the coding sequence ATGAAAAGTGAACTTCATGTTCCCAGTGACCTAAGTTTTATCAATATTGTAGAACAATGGTTATTAGGATGCTTACAATTGCAATTAGGGGAATCTGTTGATTGGATAAAACAATCAATTCGCTTACGCTTGGTTTTAGTGGAAGCATATTCTAATGCTGTGCGTCATGCCCATAAAAACAAACCTGGCTTAACAATTTTATTGCGGTTAGAATTGAAAGACCGAGATTTATATATAGAGATTTGGGATTATGGTGAAGGTTTTGATTTATCTACTTACTTTCCTCCCAATCCCACAGAAAAGCAAGAAGGTGGTTATGGTTGGTTAATTATGAATCGGCTGATGGATAAGGTAGAGTATCAATTACAGGTGAATGGCGCTAATTGTCTGAAACTAGAAACAACTCTCCCAGAACTACTTCCGTAG
- a CDS encoding LptA/OstA family protein, with protein sequence MIPRYQLLKSRIRRLGLALALPISLVGVGGLPTQSQPATAQSGGNRPLTIRSDTQEYDAKTQVITARGNVQMVYPARQIQATSAQAQYFSKEKRIDFSGNVYILQQGSNSIRAEKVTYLIDEGKFIALPQSNRQVESIYMIEDSNPTRQTTKPAPKTPALKRSN encoded by the coding sequence ATGATACCTCGTTATCAATTACTAAAATCACGGATACGCCGCTTAGGATTAGCCTTAGCACTGCCAATTTCCCTTGTAGGTGTTGGAGGATTGCCCACCCAATCGCAACCCGCCACAGCCCAATCTGGGGGAAATCGTCCCCTGACTATTCGCTCCGATACCCAAGAATATGACGCGAAAACCCAAGTAATTACTGCTCGTGGTAATGTGCAAATGGTTTACCCGGCTCGTCAAATTCAAGCCACATCTGCTCAGGCTCAATACTTCAGTAAAGAAAAACGGATTGATTTCAGTGGTAATGTTTACATTTTACAACAGGGTAGCAATAGTATTCGTGCCGAAAAAGTCACTTATTTAATTGACGAAGGCAAATTCATCGCCTTACCCCAATCTAACCGTCAGGTAGAATCTATATATATGATAGAAGATTCTAATCCTACTAGACAAACTACGAAACCGGCCCCAAAAACTCCAGCCCTAAAACGTTCTAATTAG